One stretch of Melospiza georgiana isolate bMelGeo1 chromosome 28, bMelGeo1.pri, whole genome shotgun sequence DNA includes these proteins:
- the LOC131094081 gene encoding olfactory receptor 6E1-like: MLQSQTDTCSAVFQQFPKQVFSFFFFLASFFSDVSMNHTTVVEFVLLGLANSRQWEIILFVFLGIAYLLILLGNISVISITLTNNFLQTPMYYFLRNFALLEITFTSTFLPSTLYSLLTERKTISLPGCFLQMLLFYCLGTCTLFFMAVMSLDRYVAICHPLHYPAIMNSRFCLQLILGCWALTFLLMFPPTIMTVQLPFCGPNVMNHFYCDASLLLQLSCTDTAFIEELMFIILILILPGTLIVTAVSYGCIIVTILLIPSSAGRRKAFSTCSAHLMVVMVFYSTCIYRYIRPSQRGGQDSDKVLSLFFSVLTQTVNPYIYSLRNRQVKQALKEKILKFSGSLRQM, translated from the coding sequence ATGTTGCAAAGCCAAACTGACACATGTTCAGCTGTTTTCCAACAGTTCCCaaaacaggttttttctttttttttttttcttgccagtTTTTTCAGTGATGTCTCAATGAACCACACAACTGTAGTGGAGTTTGTCCTCCTGGGACTGGCAAACAGCCGCCAGTGGGAGATCATCCTCTTTGTGTTCCTTGGCATTGCCTACCTCTTGATCCTGCTTGGAAACATTTCTGTCATCAGCATCACTCTTACCAATAACTTCCTCCAGACCCCCATGTACTACTTCCTCAGGAATTTTGCCCTTTTGGAAATCACCTTCACCTccaccttccttcccagcacccTGTACAGCCTCTTGACAGAGAGGAAGACAatttccctgcctggctgcttcCTCCAGATGCTGCTTTTCTACTGCCTGGGTACCTGCACCCTTTTCTTCATGGCAGTGATGTCCCTGGACCGCTACGTTGCCATCTGCCACCCCTTGCACTACCCGGCCATCATGAACAGCAGATTCTGCCTGCAGCTGatcctgggctgctgggcactgaCTTTTCTCCTGATGTTTCCCCCCACCATCATGACAGTGCAGCTGCCATTCTGTGGTCCCAATGTCATGAATCACTTTTACTGTGATGCTTCCCTGTTGTTGCAGCTGtcctgcacagacacagccttCATCGAAGAGCTGATGttcatcatcctcatcctcatcctccccgGTACCCTGATAGTAACTGCTGTTTCTTATGGCTGCATTATCGTCACCATCTTGCTTATTCCATCAtctgcaggcaggaggaaggCATTTTCCACGTGCTCAGCTCACCTCatggtggtgatggtgttttACAGCACCTGCATTTACAGGTACATCCGCCCATCCCAGCGAGGTGGGCAGGACTCTGACAAAGTTCTGTCTTTGTTCTTCTCCGTGCTGACTCAGACAGTCAACCCTTACATCTACTCACTCAGGAACAGGCAAGTCAAGCAAGctttaaaggagaaaattctGAAGTTTTCTGGCTCCCTGAGGCAGATGTGA